DNA sequence from the Synergistota bacterium genome:
CTTTGGGAATATCAGCCTTAACGATCTCCTTAAATTTCCTCTCAGATAACCCTGGAAACTCAGGAGCATAGACAATTTTGCCATTATCGGCATCCACAAGTATAAACCTGCCCTTTCCGAAAACACGTGGACCAATATACCTGTCATAGCTTAAGATCATGATAACCGCTCCGATAAATCTGCTTCCACTTCTAACCGGATAGGCAAGAGATAAACCAAGCTCCCCCTCAAAAAGCCTTATTGAGCCAGAGATAACCACATTTTTTGCCCTCTTAACTCTGAGAAAGTAATTCCAGCTGGTCTTGTTTCTTCCGTAAAAAAAACCATAAGGAGTATGCTCAGGAGGATACCCCTCTATGATATGGCCTTCAGAATCAACCCATTCTACCGCGAGAAAGCAATTTCCCCCGCTTTCAGTGTAAAAGCGCCTAAAGAGAGCTCTAATAGTGAAGAGGTTAGGCCATCTTTCAATTGAAGAAGCAATAACCTTCAGCTTCTCTACCCTCCTATGAAGGATAGATCTAAACATACGGCTCGCAAGCTCTACCTTAGGACGATTCTCACGAGATATAAACTCTATCGCATTTGAGAGGCTCTCCCGATATACAAATAAGGAAATGAGGGCAACGCCAATAAGACCAAGCACTATGAGAGCACGAAAGATGGCTTTAGCTTTCAAGCTCACCCGTCCCCCTTTA
Encoded proteins:
- a CDS encoding cache domain-containing protein produces the protein MKAKAIFRALIVLGLIGVALISLFVYRESLSNAIEFISRENRPKVELASRMFRSILHRRVEKLKVIASSIERWPNLFTIRALFRRFYTESGGNCFLAVEWVDSEGHIIEGYPPEHTPYGFFYGRNKTSWNYFLRVKRAKNVVISGSIRLFEGELGLSLAYPVRSGSRFIGAVIMILSYDRYIGPRVFGKGRFILVDADNGKIVYAPEFPGLSERKFKEIVKADIPK